In Bacillus sp. Marseille-Q1617, a genomic segment contains:
- the rfbC gene encoding dTDP-4-dehydrorhamnose 3,5-epimerase — MKFTKTNLDDLVIVEPKVFGDHRGWFMETYNKENFSDEGINIKFVQDNQSFSATKGTLRGLHYQLNPKAQTKLVRCTKGAIYDVAVDIRKGSLTFGKWFGVELTAENKKQLLIPKGYAHGFMTLTEDVEVQYKVDELYAPECDRGITWDDPEIGIDWPIDIKPILSEKDKKAPLLNNAENNFVYGE; from the coding sequence ATGAAATTTACTAAAACTAATTTAGATGACCTAGTTATCGTTGAGCCTAAGGTATTTGGAGATCATCGTGGCTGGTTTATGGAAACATATAATAAAGAGAATTTTTCTGATGAAGGGATAAATATTAAGTTTGTCCAGGACAATCAATCATTCTCAGCAACAAAAGGTACTCTTAGAGGACTGCATTATCAATTAAATCCAAAAGCGCAGACAAAATTAGTTCGTTGTACTAAAGGAGCAATTTATGATGTTGCCGTTGATATACGAAAGGGCAGTTTAACTTTTGGAAAATGGTTTGGAGTAGAGTTGACAGCAGAAAATAAAAAGCAATTACTAATCCCAAAAGGTTATGCTCATGGGTTTATGACGTTAACAGAAGATGTTGAAGTGCAATATAAAGTAGACGAGCTTTATGCACCTGAATGTGACAGAGGTATCACGTGGGATGATCCTGAAATTGGAATAGATTGGCCAATAGATATTAAGCCTATATTATCAGAAAAAGATAAAAAAGCACCATTACTAAACAATGCCGAAAATAATTTCGTGTACGGAGAGTAG
- the rfbD gene encoding dTDP-4-dehydrorhamnose reductase, which produces MKILVTGYTGQLGYDVFHYGLQQGLQMVGVGSKDLDITRREDVSQYLNEVKPNAIIHCAAFTAVDKAEDEKDICRSVNVDGTRNLAEAAQDINAKFMYISTDYVFSGEGQTPFKETEEPGPVGHYGKTKLEGEEVLKQLLNNWFIVRISWVFGINGNNFIKTMLRLAETRDELNVVGDQFGSPTYTFDLAKLLIDMIKTDNYGIYHASNDGFCSWAEFSKEIFRQANLSIKVNSISTEEYPTRAVRPKNSRMSKQKLIENGFSPLPSWQDAVTRYLNQLTQEVE; this is translated from the coding sequence ATGAAAATACTAGTAACCGGATATACAGGTCAACTTGGCTATGATGTTTTTCACTATGGATTGCAACAAGGTTTACAAATGGTAGGAGTGGGATCAAAGGATTTAGATATAACGAGAAGAGAAGATGTATCTCAATATCTAAATGAAGTCAAGCCAAATGCAATTATCCATTGTGCTGCCTTCACAGCTGTCGATAAAGCTGAAGATGAAAAAGATATATGTCGAAGTGTCAATGTTGATGGTACAAGGAATTTAGCTGAAGCAGCTCAAGACATTAATGCGAAGTTTATGTATATCAGCACAGACTATGTGTTTAGTGGAGAAGGTCAAACGCCATTCAAGGAAACAGAAGAACCTGGGCCAGTAGGTCATTATGGGAAAACAAAGCTAGAAGGGGAAGAAGTACTAAAACAACTATTAAATAATTGGTTTATAGTCCGTATTTCTTGGGTTTTTGGTATCAATGGTAATAATTTTATTAAAACAATGTTAAGGTTAGCAGAAACAAGAGATGAATTAAATGTGGTAGGCGATCAATTTGGTTCACCTACTTATACATTTGATTTGGCAAAATTATTAATTGATATGATTAAAACAGATAATTATGGAATTTATCACGCCTCCAATGATGGCTTTTGCAGCTGGGCTGAATTTTCTAAGGAGATTTTCAGACAAGCAAATCTCAGTATTAAAGTGAATTCTATTTCTACAGAGGAATACCCTACACGAGCTGTTCGTCCTAAAAACTCACGAATGTCAAAACAAAAACTGATTGAAAATGGATTTAGTCCGCTACCTAGCTGGCAAGATGCAGTTACGAGATATTTAAATCAATTAACACAAGAGGTGGAATAG